The Planctomycetota bacterium genome includes a region encoding these proteins:
- a CDS encoding sigma-70 family RNA polymerase sigma factor, which produces MQDPADMADGIGAPADLSETGTVRFEEASARAERREARAALAGDRESVERLWQRHRRWVAAILLAYKPRWADLDDLLQDVAVSVVRKVHELRDPAAVRPWLRTVAINAAHAAGRTAKRRGRDERLEERDAPAEPGRPGGTPPDEGGRLLELAATLPEGYREPLLLKAVQGLSYREIGQILGLPETTIETRIARGRRRLRELATAHGIAPDA; this is translated from the coding sequence GTGCAGGACCCGGCGGATATGGCGGATGGGATCGGAGCGCCGGCGGATCTGTCGGAAACGGGGACGGTGCGCTTCGAGGAAGCCAGCGCGCGCGCGGAGCGGCGGGAGGCCCGGGCCGCCCTGGCGGGCGATCGCGAGAGCGTCGAGCGGCTGTGGCAGCGTCACCGGCGGTGGGTTGCGGCGATCCTGCTTGCGTACAAGCCCCGGTGGGCCGATCTCGACGATCTGCTGCAGGACGTCGCGGTGTCGGTGGTGCGCAAGGTGCACGAACTGCGGGATCCGGCGGCGGTGCGCCCGTGGCTCCGGACGGTGGCGATCAACGCGGCGCACGCGGCGGGCCGTACGGCCAAGCGTCGGGGGCGCGACGAACGCCTGGAGGAGCGCGACGCCCCCGCCGAGCCAGGCCGCCCCGGCGGGACGCCGCCCGACGAGGGCGGACGCTTGCTGGAACTGGCGGCGACGCTGCCCGAGGGATATCGCGAGCCCCTGCTGCTGAAGGCGGTGCAGGGGCTGTCGTACCGGGAAATCGGGCAGATTCTCGGGCTTCCCGAGACGACGATCGAGACGCGGATCGCCCGTGGGCGGCGGCGGCTGCGCGAGTTGGCGACGGCGCACGGCATCGCGCCCGACGCGTGA